Below is a window of Corvus cornix cornix isolate S_Up_H32 chromosome 2, ASM73873v5, whole genome shotgun sequence DNA.
CATTTGCCTCCTTCACCAGGGCCTACGGGGAGGGGGCAGCTGAGTGTGGGTGGTCCTGGGGCAGGTGAGGAGCCCCCGCACACAGCCCGTGCCAGAACAAGACACAGagcaccaggcacagcccaTGCTGGGATGGGGCACCGAGCCCACTCACTCtcctgctgtggggacagaCGTGCCGCTTGCAGCCCGGGGAAGATCCCTGCAGGGGCCACGCAGGACCCCCGGGGCAGACCCCAGCCCCATGAACTGGCCCTGAGGGCACCGCGCCGGCCCTGCCCGCTCTTGCCTTGTGCTCCTGGATCTGAGCGGTGACGGTGTCGAGGACGAAGCTGGGGGGCGCGGGGGaccccagcagctcctcggCGTGGGCCACCCAGCGCAGCAGCTCCTGCGCAGAGCCGTGGAACTCGGTGGTGACCGTCAGCCCCTCGGCCAGGCGCTCCTGCGGGCAAGGGCAGGGACTAGTGGAGGCGGGCACCCGCCGCCCCTGAGCGGGGCTGGTCAGGGTGAGCCCCCCGGGGGTCACAGCCCCTCACCCCGCACACCTTCCTCTCCTGGGCCTCGGCCTGGACGCTCTCCCACTTCTGCTCCAGGAGCCGCAGGCTGTGCTCGGTGCTGCAGGGCCGGCCGGCGCGGCACGAGTCCAGCAGCCGCTGCAGCcgctcccgcagcccccggTACGTGACCGCCCGCGCCTCCAGCTCCCGGCACAGCTCCTGCCGGGACAGCGGGTCAGGATGGGGACAGCGAGCAGGATGAGGAAGGGGACAGGGATCGGGATGGGGATAGGGATGGGGCGGGGAGGATGACAGGTACAGAGATGGGGATGGGAACAAGGATGGGGATGAGaaaggggacagggatggggatgtggAGGGGTCAAAGTAGACAGGGGTAAAGTAgacaggggacagggatggggacaacAGAGACAGCCACAGtggacagggagaggggatggagaCAGGGATGTGGATGGGGACAGGTTCAGGGTAAGGGACAAGGACAAGGATGGCTCCTGCTCTGTCTCAcggagcagctgagggaggggTACCAGGGTCTGCGTGGTTGgggagaagaggcagcagagaaggaTCCCGGCCCAGCAGTGTGGAGAGGGGTGGATCTGGGGCACACCTTCCCCCAAGAGATCAACAGACCCCAGGGGCCGGCCCTGCAGCAGGACCCAGTCTGGCGCTGGTTCTCACCAAGTGTGCATTGAGCTTTTCTTTGGTGGCATCCGGGTGGCCCCAGGCCGGCTTggagcagaagagctgcagctccacctgctccagccactgcagcagctccgtgATTTCCAGCGTGATGTCCTGCACCTGCGGGCGATGGGGGGTCAGCGCCGTGGCCGCCGCCTGGCAGCGCCGCAGTCCCGCGGCCGTACCTGGCTGAGGTtgttctccagctccagctgccgGCTCTCGGTCTCGCTGCGCACCAGGTCCCagtgctgtcccagctgctggaggctgcgCTGCAGCCCCTCCACGCTATCCCCCaggctggacagcagcagcccctgcccggccTCAGTCACCGACTGCACCGTGCGGGCGTGGGACATCACGTCGGTCCGCAGCACCTGGGGATGGGGTGGCAGGGTCACGGCTGGGACCGGGGCAGGGGCACCCACCCCCCACGTTCCTCTATCTGCACCATGCAAAGCCCCTCACCCCGAGACACCTCTGCTGCCCAAAGCATCGCTGCCACCACAGCACTGAGGACTGAGGGTGCCACATCGGGCAAGGATGGCACCCGTGGGTGCCCCCAAGCTGGTGTCAGGGCTCTTGATCTCAGCAGGGTGCGGGGCAGGGCCGAGACACAAGATTTGCCGGTTCGTGGCCGGGCTTGGCCGGGACAGGCAGCCCTTGCACGGCCCCCCCGGCGCGGGGACAGCCCGGCCCTTGCGGCCTCGCCTGCGTCAGGCACATCACGAGCGTGCCCGGGCAAGGGGCTGTGGCACGGGGCCGGCGCGGAGACAGCTCATTCCTTCCATGGTGTCACCGCGGGAGGGGACGCGTCCTCGCGTTGCTGCCtacccagccctgctgccgCAGCACCCGAGGAGGGGCCGGGCAGCGCCCTGTGGCCAGGACACCCACCCTGGGGGTGCCACCACAGCCAGGACCCCAAGGACACACAACCCGGCAGTGCGACCGTGGCTGTGGCCGCGTGTCCCCCGGGCCACGGCATAGCCTCACCTTGTGCTTGGCCAGCTCGATCTCGCAGCTCTGCAGGTCGGGGCGCAGGGGTGCGGGGCCGCGCAGCTGCTCCCCGGTGCGGCtcagccactgcagcagctccgcCAGCTGGTGCTGGaactgccccagccccagcagcgcTGCCTCCAGCTGATGCTGTCGGGAGGGAGCTGCGACGTCGGGGGAAGCAACGGCAGCCCGGGCCCAGAGCACCCAGCACCCACCCAGTGCCCACACGGCCCCATTTGCCCACCCAGCACCCACCCAGTGCCTACACGGCCCCATCTGCCCACCCAGCACCCACCCAGTGCCCACTTGCAGCTCCCCATGGTGACCCAGCACCACACACCCAGTACCCCCAGGACACTCCCACCCACCCAGCACATTCATGGCACCCCGTGtgtcctcccagccctgccctgtgccccccGTGCCCCCTCCCCACCTGTCGGCTGACGATCTCCTCCTCCAGGTGGTCCCAGCGCTGGCGGAAGTCACTGAGCGTGACCGGGGCATCTCCCTGCCCCGTGCCCCCCTGGTGCCGCAGGCTCTCCACATCCACCTTGCACTGGTACAGCTCCCGCTTGAACTCCTGGGGGGTGGCACTGGTTGGTGACCTGGTCCCACGCACCGGGACAGGGTCTGCCTGTCCCCATGGCACcacatggcacagcacaggcacctgggccctgagctgctcctgtgggGCTTGTGGGGGACAGGGCTTGGCCACCCCAGGCAGGACTTGGCTCCTCAGCGCTCAGCACTGGGGCACCAGCACTGTCCAACCCAccatccctccatcccaccTCTGCTGAGAGCACCCTCTACCCTCCCTGCCTCCGCCTGCTCTGGGGATCGGGGCATGGCGTGGCACAGCATGGTCCGGTGTGGCGCATCAAAGCACCTTGAGCTCcgccagctgctgctgcaccatgTCCAGGTCCCCGCCGACCAGGAACTCCTCGGCGATGCGCAGCTCGGCTGCGTCCAGCCATTCCAGCAGCCGCTGGGGATAGGGAAGACAGGGGGGTGGTGTTGGGGGGTCCAATGGTGGCCCCATGGTGGCCCCATGGCCCCTCACACCCCTGAGTGGAGACAGGAAGGTGACGCAGACCCATCCATGGGGGATCTGCCTGAGGGCCCCCGTACCCACCTGCATCGTGTCCTGGTAGCTGAGGGcggcctggagctgctcctcaaGGCGCCCGTTCCGCTCCGTCCACACCcggctcaggctgtgccaggaggagtAGAGCTGCGGCCGGGCACGGGGGTCAGTGATGTCACAGCAGGGCCAGCCCACAGGGGGACAGGATGTGGGGGTCAGGGTGGACAGGGCACAGGGGGTCAGCAGTGCGCCGGGGGTACAGGGTGTGGGAGTCACTAATGCCATGGGGGATGCCAGGGCACAGGGGTGGCACTGCACGGGCATGCAGGCATGGGGATCAGAGACATCACGGGACTGCCTGGGCACATGATCAGTGGAGTTCTGTGGGGGTCAGTGGCACTGAGCAGGGTCTGGGGTGCAGGGGTCAGTGGCACTGATGGGGGTCAGGGGACATGCCACCCCCACAAGCAGCATCCACACAGCCCAGGACCCTGTCCCTGCCTGAGCCCAGCCCCAAGGACACTCACATCATCCAGGCTCTTGGTGACATCGGGCTTGTCAGGGTCCCCACAGGAGGCCATCAGCTCCACGCCCAGGCTGCCCAGCGTGTCCAGCTCACCCTGCAGCGCATCGATCTCCTCCCGCAGTGCCTGTGCAGGGCATGGGGCTCAGGGCTGCCCAcactggggctgcccagggcactgcCCACACCAGGGGGCCGCCTGTGCCGTGGCACTGCCCACCaagcccctgcccagccacaCCTGCATGGTGCGCAGCCGCGTGCGGATGGCCTCAGGCTCGCCAccagcctcctccagccccagcaccagctgctgggtgTCACTGAGCGCCACGGCCAGCTCAGACAGGCCATGCCAGAAGCGCTCggccagtgccagcagctcccgAAGCCAccgctcctgctcctggcagcgGCCGCGCAGGCAGCCCCACTGCGACAGCAGCTGTGCCGTGCGCTCCTGGATCCCTGCGGGGCACCACGGGTCAGGGATCAGGGTGCTGCGAGGGACCCAGCAcccacacacagccctggcacGGACACAGATCGCCTGCCAGCGGAGCCGTGCCCACCCCTCCGTCCTGGTACCTCTGGCCGCAGCGTCGGAGCTGACCGCCTGCATGGTGGCCAGCAGCTCCTCGCCCTGTGCACGGACACCCTCCAGGGCCACCCCAAGCTTCTCCAGCTcgcccaaggccaggctgttCTCCCGGATCTGCTCCCTCAAGTGGGCTGCGTCGCCGCGGACAGGCGGCTGGCTCTGCAGCCGGCTCTGCAGCCGCTCCAGGCACTCCAGCAGCAGATCCATGCGCTCCGACAGCTGGGGACCAGCCCGGTCACTCGAGGATAGGCCCCTGGGGACGCACCCCATCGCAGTGCCAGCCCCGTACCTGGCTGTACCGCGGCAGGGCATCCTCCAGCAGAGCCGCTGCCTGGCGCACGCGTTCGCGGATGTGGCCGTACTGctcctccacctcctgccagcGCCGCTGGAACGGGgctccctgctctgggctcagcTCCACCAGCTGCGCTGACACGCGCTGCAGCTTCCCCACCAGCGGCCGGTGCTCGGCAATGGCCTCCCGCAGGCTCTGGCAGCGAGGAAGAGCCGTGGGGGTGCATTGGGGTGGGATGTGCCTCATGGGATACGCCCCACAGGGATGTGCGCTGCTCCCAGAGGAGTCCTGCTCGTGTGGTGCCCCAGCCCCGTGGTCCCCATGGCGATGCCACCCCCATCCCGTCACCTCTCCACTCCCAACCCGCGGGGCGGCCGAGCGAGTCCCTTtggcccctgccctgcccgcaCCTGCAGCAGCGCCTGCTGCTCCTTGAAGGCCTCGTAGCTGATGGCATTGGGGGAGAGCTGCACCCCCAGGGCCTGCGTCTCctccagccagggcagcagctcctcgaGGGCCTCGGAGAACTGGGTGAGCAGGGACTGGGCGTGCTCCAGCTGCACGGCACAGGCACCGCTGCgcagggagagctgctctgtgctctcccGCAGCACCTGCACCGACGGCTGCAGAGACAGGGAGTCATCGGGTGGCCGGGGACACAGGGCACAGCCATCCCTGGGTGCTGGCAGTGTCCCCCCGACACCCTCCCAGCTCACCTGAAGGCGCTGCTGCAGGGGCTCAGGGCAGCAGCGTAGCAGCGGCTCCGAGAACCCCAGGAGACGCTCAACAAGGCCCCGGCAGTGCAGAATCTCGGCGGAGAGCAGCTGGAATGGAACCGCAGGTGGGTGCCAGGTCCTGGCAGGacccagcaggatggggatgcCAAGTCAGTGTCCCCGGGACCCCTGGACACTGCTGCAGACCCACCTTCTGCTCGGAGAGCTGCGAGCAGAGAGCCTCAGCATCCAGCTGCACACGGCCAATCTCCTCCAGTCGCTcgcccagcccagccacacGGGTGAGCTGGGACTCCAGGACCTGCTCAAACTGCAGTGGAGGGACAGACGTCAGCTGGAAGGGTGTGCACGTACCAGGGCAGCTGCTTTGGGACACGGACACCCAGCGCATCCCAGTCCCCCGGGACTGTGCCATGACCCACCGCGTCCCACCCAGACTCCCCTTGCAGACAGCAATGGTGGGAATGGTGAGGGCTTCAGGGAGCCCAGTGTCCCACACCTTCTCCCTGTCACTGGCAGTGACTGAGGGCTCTTGGCCATCCTGCTGGCTCTCCTGCTCGCCCAGCTCCTTCTCCATGCGGCTCAGCCATAGTGCCAGGTCCTCAGGGGCCGTGCCCAGGCGAGATGAGGCTTCCAGGGTCTGCCCCAGCCGGTGCGCAGTATCAGCACTGCTCTGGCCCACAATGAGGTACCGCATCCTCAGTGACTCCATCTTCTCCTGTGTCAGCTGGGCCTCCTCCCCTGTGGCAGTGTGACACCAGCATCAGTGCCACCGCACTGGCATCCCTGGACATGGAACTGGCCACACCAACAGCTTCCAAGCCCGTGATGATCACTCTGCCCTGACCTTTCTCCTCTCCTACCCcgcctcctgctgctcccagaccCAGCTCTGGTCTCTCATCCCACTGCCAGCAAGATCCACCTCCCTGGCTGCATCTCACCACCACTGAACCCTATCCCACCACGGCCCTGACCTgcaggctctgccctggcccCTCTGCATCCCATTGGATGCTGTCTGCCCGCTCACACCATGCCACAGCTCCCGGTGGGGAGCAGCATGCCCCAAGGACCCCCAGTGCCTGGGGGTCCCCTTGCtggcctgggctgctgctgtctgtgctcaTCCCATCCCAAGTCCCATGGTCCTGACCCTGTGGCCACCACTCCTGGCCATTGCCACTTGCCTGTCACCATCTCCAGGACCCGCTGCCCGCTCTCCAGGGCGCcatccagctctcccagccgCCCGCGGATCTCCTCACAGAGGGCCTGTAGCAGTGACCAGTGATGACACAGGTGCTCGTGTCCACCCTGTGCCCACCCCACGCCCACCTTGTGCCCACCTGGGTCTGCTGGTGGGCATCTTGCACACGGCCAACGCAGCCGTCAGCACGCCAGAGCTGGGCCAGCTGCCGCTCTGTGGCACTGAGCCACTCCTGGAAAGAGTCTACAGCCTCCTGGAAGCCCTGAGCCGCTGGCAGGATCCGCTCCAGGCAGCCATACCTGCGCCAGGAGGGCTGGGTGAGCCGGGCAGTGGCAGTCCCCGAGACTGAGGTCCCAGCCAGAAAAGCCCCCTCTCCCCCACACTGGGGTCCCCAtgcccagtgctgcccagcaggGCCAGTGTCCCCACAGAGGGACCTGTGGGAAGGGCTGCGTGCCAGACCATCCACAGAGCCCTGgacctgctgctcctgtgcagcAGCGGCACAGGATGCGATGGGGACGGTCCCTCTGTCATGGTGGCCCCAGTGCCAGTGGGGCAGCGCACAGGGACATCAGGGTGTCACAGAGACTCCGTGTGGGGGACACCAGCGGGCAGAGCCTGTGCCAGTGGGCCACAGCTGCCAGCCCGGTGATGAGGCCTGGCCCCTGACCCACCTGGCTTCGGCCTCCTGCATCAGCTTGTCCCATCTTTCCCCGAGGCTGAAGAGGCCGGCATTGCCCTCGGGCGCTGCCGTGCCAGAGCCCTGTGCCATCAGTCTGTCCTGCAGAACGAGCTCCACGCGCggcctcctctcctccagcagccgcttcaggagctgcagggacgGGGGACACGGCGCTGTGCTGGGGACTCCTGTGCACCCCTGCCACCTCGGCACAACCCTGGGCGGCCACTTGGCCCCCAGCCTCCTAATCCCCAGCCAGGGTGTGCGTGGGCAGGACACGCCGGCCGGCCCTGCTGaccttctgctcctccagctgcgCCTTCACCACCTTCGCCTCCGCCGATGGCGGCTTCTGGTTGCTCACCAACTCCTCCATATCAGCCACCCAGGCCAGCAGCCGCTCCAGCGTCTCCTGGCCCCGGTCCGCTGCCTcctctgggacagggacagaccGTGAGGACACCTGTGGGGAGAGGTGGCTGAGCCATGGGGCAGGTGGAGGGCAGCcatggggctgggcagcagcccccACACCATGCCCTGTCCCCGAGGTGACACCGGAGACAGTGGGACCCTGCCCAGCCCATGGGGTCCTCCCTGGCATCCTTCACAGGGCTCCCCAAAGCCGGGGCTGCACACCCTGTGCCGTTTGGATCCCTCCAGACCCATGGCCCCCGCCAGCCGAAGCTGAGGGAAGGGAGCTCCCTGTCCTACAGTGCCAGGCTGGGTGCCCAGCACGAGGGGTGCCACTGGCCCAGCCCCCACCAGGGCACAGACAGTGACTCGACATGAGCCCTGGCCAAGGGACAGGAAGGTCAAGACTCGCTGTAGAGAAAACCACGCCGGAGGGCAGTCCTGTGGCACAGGGTTTGGCACAGTGTCCTCCCAGCAAGGGTCGCTGTCTGTCAGTCACCTCAGTGGCATCCGTGTGTCCGgcgcagccagcagcagtgagctCCCCCACGCACTCCGTCAGCACGGTGACCGTCCGGGTGACCACGGGCTCGCCACCCTTCTCACCCGCCGGGTACTCAGTCACCTCCACGATCTCCGTCACGATGGTCTCAGTCACCTCCGTCACCTCTGTCACCTCCCGGGTGGTGACAGGTTTCCAGGACCAGGTGCTGCGGGGAACGCTGGCCCGCGGGGGGGTCCAGGCTGCGCCCCCCACCTGCCCCCTCACCGCAACTCCAGCTGCACCCCCGTTCTGCACCGCCACCTCGGACTGGCTGCGCCGCAGCACGGGGCTGCCTGGCCGGCTCCGAACGGCACCGGGCACCGGGCTCCAGCCGTTCTCCACCGGCACCGGCGCCTTCTCCAACAGCCCCGGCCAAGCCTCCGAGTCGCCTCCGGCGGATGGCTGCCCCGCGTCCAGCCCGGGCTCCCGCAGGAGCTCCTCCGGCCGCCGGCTCTTCTCGCCCAGGCAGCTGGGCCGACTCACCGAGTTCCCCATGGCGCGGGCGCCGGGCCCCCGCCTCAAATCCCGGCCTGCAACGATCCAGGGGATGCGCGTTACCGGGGCCACCGCGGGGCCCCCAGACGCCGGCCTGCACTCGGGTCAGCCCCCTCACTCCACTGTGCTGCCGGGGCTGCCTGACCTCCCGCTCCGGTGTTGGAGGTCCTGGCCCCCCAGCAAAGGGCTGCCAAGAACCAGGGCACGGGGACAGGGAGATGGGACACTGGCGGAGGGAGAGGACCCCAAGGGACCCCCCGGCAGTGCCCAGAGTGCCTCTCCTAGACGTCTCGGCAGAAGAcgcagcagcggcggcggcggcagcgccaGGCACTGGGGAGAGGCAGATGCTCCCGCCCGGCATCGCCTTGTGCCTTTGGATTAACAAGGACGGCGGAGCCGGGAGAGAGGAGCATCTGCCCGGGGGGGACGGGGGCTGAGGGTGGtggggggcggcgggggcacCAACCGGGGGGCGGGCAGGGGACGGGCAGGTGGCCTCCCCAGCCTGCAAGCCCTGCCGCAGCCATAAATCCCCGGCGTGACCCGGCAGGACCCTCCCCCGGCAGCCCCCCCGCCGCAGCCGCAGCGCTGCTACCCCTGGCCCCCGGCCTCACCCCTCCGGCACGGCCCTGGGCACACGCCCCTGTGCACGTGTGTACACACAAACACACgtgtgcaaacacacacacgcgtgtatacacacacacacatcacaTGCACACgtgtgcaaacacacacacaccccacacacacGCTCCCACTCGTGTGCACGCACCCCCCGACAGGCAGAACCCACGCTCACACACCCCTGCTCGGGGGGGCAGCGACAGGACCCCCCACGCCTGCATCATCCACGACATGAAACACACCTGTAGCAGCCCCGCACACGCGTGGGGAGCGCACGTGCACCCACACGCACCCACCGCGGCCGCGCCCCTGGCGTGGGTACCGTACCCTGAGCCCCCACGCGCGGCCCAACACGCCGCGGAACACGCCACGGGCACGACCTCGCCCACGGTCACCGCACGCACACCCACAGCAGGGTCCCGACACACGCACCTCTGTGGGTGCAGCCCCGCGGGGCACCGCACTCCCACCCCATCGCACCGCCCCGCGTGTCAGGGTCCCGCGGGGCTGCACGGGTGGGTGGGCCACGGCGCAGGATGACCTGGGGAGACCCCGCACCGCGCCCCGGGGGGCTGCGGGACACGGACCCCGCCCGGCTCCGCGCACACCGCAGTCCCAGACCCGCGCGGAGCCCCCGCCCCGCACTCACCCCTCGGCGACTTCGGGCGTCCatggggccgggccgggggtgccgccgccgccgttACCGTTCCGGGGGGGCCCGGGCTGTGCAGGGGAGCGGGGCGGAGGCAGCGGGGGGAGACTCGGTCCCCGTTACCGCCGCCCGGCTCCGCCGCCTTTGTGCGCCGCGCCCGCGGCTCGGGGGGAGCGCGGGGGGCACCGGGCGGAGACCCTCGCACCGGCACCGGCCCGGCTCGGCGGGGCTGGTCTGACCCCGGACACACCGCCGCCCCCGTTAACCCTCCGGGCGCCGATCGCCGCCGTTACCGGGGAAACCCCCGGGGCCCCGCAGCCATCCCGCGGGGGAGGGGCGGCGCCGGCccaccgcccgccccgcgccgcccgcggGGGCGACTGCCCGCACCCCGCACTGCCactggcaccagcaccagcaccgCTACCGGCGCCAGCACTAACACCGACACCAGAACTGACACCGGCACCAGCACCTGTTCTGGCACTGGCACTGCACTCTCACCGgcacctgctcctgccccagcacccacaCTGACACCGGCACCTGCACCGACACCAGCAACTGCTCCTGCACCAACACCTGCACCGgcaccagcccaggctgtgctgcctcacAATGAGCcccaggacagcacagccccacGGAGTCACGGCCCCACAGCGACACAGTCCCTCCAGCTCTAGGGTTGCACCCCCCACCCTGGCTCTGGCCCCCAGGCAGTGGATGCTGTAGTCACTGAAGGGCTTGGCCCCATTCCCTGGGGCTCTTTGGGTGTAGGGCCTCTCAGCCAGGAGCCTGGGGGGCTCAGTggaggagggctgggctgggctgggctgggggggcagGCCGGGCTACCAAGATGCTATCGTGAAGCCCACCCTGAGAGCCAGGGTGCTGCAGGCCTGGGTCTCCAGAACCCCCTCGCTGCCACCCTGGGTGCTGGTGGGACCAGGGGGCACCTCCGACTGTGTGCCCGTGGTGTGAgccccatccccatcctgccctgactcagctccagcactgcgGCCTCCCAGCCAGTGAGAGCCCCCCATGACGGGGGTCCTGCCCCACAGAGCCGCGTGGGTGCCCCTTGCTGGGCCCCGGGAGCCGGGGGGCCGCTGCAGGCGCGTCGGCCACGCTGATGGATGGGGCTCCCTGGGGTCTCCTgggagcggcgggcggcggggccgggggcttTGTCTGCTGCCAGAGACGCTGCCGGGAATTAGCATCTGCCAGGGCCTCGGTGGCTCCACACCgtcctgcagcatctctgcatCATCCTCCCCACACGGCTCTGGAGCCTTCCACTGCTGGCACCGAGGTGCTTGGCACCCAGCATGGGTCTGAGCCCCATGGTACTCCAGGCACCCCACAGCACCCCACAGAGCCCAGCCGGGACCTGCCAGGCAGAAGCTGGGCAGGGGGTGAGGATCCAGCTCTTTCTGCAGAGCCACTCGCCACCTCCGTCCCACGCGCCCGCCGGCAGCTCGCCCGGCACGCTCCGCAGCCCCAGGTACCAGGCTCGGGGTGGCACGGGCGCCCCGGGCAGGGGAGCTCGGCGCGGGGCACCGGGCGGGAGCGGTCGGCTGGAATCCACAGCCTCAGATCCCGGGAGCCGGGTGGGTTTCTGTGCGGCCTCGGCTTTGTCTGCGCCGGGGCCGGAATGAATGGCCCTTTCAGTTTGTGCCGTCATGTGTGCCGAGGGAGCCCGTGTGCCGGCCAGGCCTCGAACAAAAGGAGCCGGCGAGGGGCTGCGCTGGGGCGGCGAGGAGGGGCTGCCGGCAGCCCCCACTGCACTGCTCCCGCTGCGGCTCCGCGCCTGGGCAGGGGGCACGGCAGCACACGGCGGCACAGCCGGTGCGTGGGCACACACCCGTCGTGCCCGGACGAGGGCACACCCCTTGTGCCCGGCTGTACATCCCATGCACAGCCGCACACCTCTCACACAGCCCACACCCCCGGTGTTTGGCCACTTGCCCCGTGCCCAGGCAGCGGTGCCATGAGCTGCGGCTGAACTTGGTGCAGGTGGTGGCCCTGTGGTCAGCAGGGCTCCAAGGCAGTGATACCACGAGTACCGTCAGGGCCGTGGGGCTCCGAGCCAGCAGCACTGttgggctggggagcaggagccgGAGACAGGAGACCTGACACCGGATGGTTGCAGGGCTGTGCCGAAGGGACT
It encodes the following:
- the LOC120409673 gene encoding microtubule-actin cross-linking factor 1, isoforms 1/2/3/5-like isoform X4, with protein sequence MHRAAGDAGLTGESVEGSPWDREEMESTCLRSEQRLEVQEQLLALRHWLDAVEKRLLALPEPGTALQVSSRSVPVPEEAADRGQETLERLLAWVADMEELVSNQKPPSAEAKVVKAQLEEQKLLKRLLEERRPRVELVLQDRLMAQGSGTAAPEGNAGLFSLGERWDKLMQEAEARYGCLERILPAAQGFQEAVDSFQEWLSATERQLAQLWRADGCVGRVQDAHQQTQALCEEIRGRLGELDGALESGQRVLEMVTGEEAQLTQEKMESLRMRYLIVGQSSADTAHRLGQTLEASSRLGTAPEDLALWLSRMEKELGEQESQQDGQEPSVTASDREKFEQVLESQLTRVAGLGERLEEIGRVQLDAEALCSQLSEQKLLSAEILHCRGLVERLLGFSEPLLRCCPEPLQQRLQPSVQVLRESTEQLSLRSGACAVQLEHAQSLLTQFSEALEELLPWLEETQALGVQLSPNAISYEAFKEQQALLQSLREAIAEHRPLVGKLQRVSAQLVELSPEQGAPFQRRWQEVEEQYGHIRERVRQAAALLEDALPRYSQLSERMDLLLECLERLQSRLQSQPPVRGDAAHLREQIRENSLALGELEKLGVALEGVRAQGEELLATMQAVSSDAAARGIQERTAQLLSQWGCLRGRCQEQERWLRELLALAERFWHGLSELAVALSDTQQLVLGLEEAGGEPEAIRTRLRTMQALREEIDALQGELDTLGSLGVELMASCGDPDKPDVTKSLDDLYSSWHSLSRVWTERNGRLEEQLQAALSYQDTMQRLLEWLDAAELRIAEEFLVGGDLDMVQQQLAELKEFKRELYQCKVDVESLRHQGGTGQGDAPVTLSDFRQRWDHLEEEIVSRQHQLEAALLGLGQFQHQLAELLQWLSRTGEQLRGPAPLRPDLQSCEIELAKHKVLRTDVMSHARTVQSVTEAGQGLLLSSLGDSVEGLQRSLQQLGQHWDLVRSETESRQLELENNLSQVQDITLEITELLQWLEQVELQLFCSKPAWGHPDATKEKLNAHLELCRELEARAVTYRGLRERLQRLLDSCRAGRPCSTEHSLRLLEQKWESVQAEAQERKERLAEGLTVTTEFHGSAQELLRWVAHAEELLGSPAPPSFVLDTVTAQIQEHKALVKEANAHGEKLGSLEAVAARLKDFSRKQDGAVIQNLVLAARERLGKVLQRAAERGAALEEARKRSKQFSESRRLLLDWMDEVEQSLEVPQDAATSQEEIKCQLADHKAFQKVLRAKRPVYEATLRSGRALREGARLPQDLQPLEELLGELKERWDALCSHAAERQHKLEENLLFSGKFTDALQALMDWLYRAEPQLSEDVPVGGDRDLVGDLMDKHKVFQKELGKRASCIKTLKRSVRDLTRGSSSVDSQWLQRQVEELSTRWDLVCKLSLSKQARLEAALRQAEEFHTLVHSFLGRLTESEKTLKYGVFPEEEAAVQECQTQLQELMQSLQCQQLELECITSLGEEILTTCHPDSIITIKSWVTVAKSRFQEVLSWAQQQGERLRAQAAVLAAEREETEQLLDWITAAEEALGLRDQEPLPEEAEQLEELSAQHVVFMEELNRKQPDVEKVTKSCKRKLAVDLGPPATRRLATRRRSGGKAQGTAAVPLGGLEPQTPLMAQLLHRWQQLWLLALDRQYRLETALQHLRELEEFAHFDFGVWRKRYMQWISQMKSRVLDVFRGIDRDQDGRISQREFIESVLASKFPTNVLEMNAVASIFDMNGDGFIDYYEFVSALHPNRDPLRRSADADQIQDEVNRQVAQCNCAKRFQVEQISANRYRFGESQQLRMVRILRSTLMVRVGGGWIALDEFLVKNDPCRVKGRTNLKINEKYLSSDVFGAAAATRCAGNQSAASSKVLSPSRSNSSLSLYSSASAPSSPLARKSVLRRTRSGDRCPRSRGSGLPDGAELHFSAAEESLAVAPPEPPEGSPPERCSPCR